A single window of Sphingobacterium sp. ML3W DNA harbors:
- a CDS encoding alpha/beta hydrolase codes for MKNNNHNYCLVTLFLFFLCANTHAAIVDTLNINSKSMSKEVKAVVILPEKYDKSQQYPVLYLLHGYGGRYDNWVNNVPEVKKLVDTYNYIVVCPDGGVDSWYWDIQGDNNYQYDTFISGELPAYIDAHYMTKKERTGRAITGLSMGGHGAITLAIKHQDVYGAAGSTSGGLDIRPFPMNWNIKSRIGTYATQPQEWETRSAINMVHLLTPNQLELIIDCGKEDFFYNVNLAVHDKLDYYNIPHTFITRAGAHNWDYWSKSIVYQMAFFHDFFNKKHS; via the coding sequence ATGAAAAACAACAATCACAACTATTGCTTAGTTACGCTATTCTTATTCTTCTTATGCGCCAATACACACGCTGCAATTGTAGATACCTTAAATATCAATAGTAAAAGCATGTCAAAAGAAGTAAAAGCAGTTGTTATACTTCCGGAAAAGTACGATAAGTCACAACAATATCCAGTGTTATACCTGCTACATGGCTATGGAGGGCGATATGATAATTGGGTTAATAATGTCCCTGAAGTAAAGAAGCTCGTCGATACCTATAATTATATCGTGGTGTGCCCTGATGGTGGTGTCGATAGTTGGTATTGGGATATTCAAGGTGACAATAACTATCAATATGATACTTTTATCAGTGGAGAGTTGCCCGCATATATCGATGCACATTATATGACCAAAAAAGAAAGAACTGGCCGAGCGATCACTGGCTTGAGTATGGGTGGTCATGGTGCCATTACGTTGGCGATTAAACATCAAGATGTATATGGCGCAGCTGGAAGTACCTCTGGTGGCTTAGATATTCGTCCGTTCCCAATGAATTGGAATATCAAAAGTAGGATTGGCACATACGCAACACAACCACAGGAATGGGAAACCAGATCTGCTATCAATATGGTGCATCTACTTACCCCAAATCAATTGGAACTTATTATAGATTGTGGTAAAGAGGATTTTTTTTATAACGTGAATCTAGCCGTTCATGATAAATTAGATTACTATAATATTCCACATACTTTTATTACCCGCGCTGGTGCTCATAATTGGGATTACTGGTCTAAATCCATTGTTTATCAGATGGCATTCTTTCATGATTTTTTCAATAAAAAACACAGTTAA
- a CDS encoding TonB-dependent receptor domain-containing protein, with protein sequence MRRLLKLIPILLACFLFILNQTFAQSKFQYSGYIKNGANGETLVGAVVRDLNSSQIARTNNYGFFSIQLPEGKQSFAISYVGFDEQIFDVTISRDSVLNVEMTPSGNKLEEVVVSGRRKVGNVSGVQTGLVKLEIKDIKNIPVVFGEQDVLKTIQLLPGVTSGGEGSSSFYVRGGGGDQNLILLDEAAVYNASHLFGFFSTFNSDAIKDVNFYKGGMPAYFGGKVSSVMDISMIDGNNKEFGVEGGVGLIASRLKVEGPIVKDKGSFMISGRRTYADLFLKLSKDEDVNQSKLFFYDLNAKVNYRFNNKNSLFLSGYFGKDAMAYSNLFDFNWGNATGTVRWNHVWNNKLFSNTTFIYSDFNYNVNIEDNSNFKITSKIENINLKQDFQYYPNNDHQIRFGLQTSMQTIRPASLYGGDGSAVNTIEIEPRKGLETAVYVSDEWTLSDKFKALYGLRVNQYSMLGPGTIYSFDAAGNPIEKILYGKNKVIKNYLTFEPRLSLNYMFNDMQSVKASFNRNSQNLHQLTNTTSSLPTDQFVLSSNNIKPQLASQVSLGYFQNFQDAKYEASVETYYKDLQNQIDFKNGADLQANEMLDGELLFGKGRAYGVEWFLKKNKGKLTGWLSYTLSKSERQFDQINAGEWFNARQDKTHNVSLVAMYKLTNKWTLGGTFVYYTGDAVTFPSGKYQVDGKTLFYYTDRNRYRMPNYHRLDVSATYDPGAKLNKRYSSSWSFGLYNAYNRKNAYLIDFKENEDNPNITEAYRIALFGIIPSVTWNFKF encoded by the coding sequence ATGCGTCGATTACTTAAGCTTATCCCTATCCTTTTAGCCTGCTTTCTCTTTATTTTAAATCAAACTTTCGCGCAAAGTAAGTTTCAATATTCTGGTTATATCAAGAATGGTGCAAACGGTGAAACGCTGGTAGGAGCAGTTGTACGTGATTTAAACTCAAGTCAAATCGCAAGAACAAATAATTATGGTTTTTTCTCTATCCAATTGCCTGAAGGCAAGCAATCCTTTGCAATCTCTTATGTCGGTTTTGATGAACAGATATTCGATGTAACCATAAGCCGAGATAGCGTTTTGAACGTCGAAATGACGCCAAGTGGAAATAAGTTGGAAGAGGTCGTGGTATCCGGAAGAAGAAAAGTTGGAAATGTCTCAGGAGTGCAGACAGGTTTAGTTAAATTGGAAATTAAAGACATTAAAAATATTCCTGTTGTATTTGGTGAACAAGACGTGTTGAAAACAATCCAATTATTACCAGGAGTGACCAGTGGAGGTGAGGGAAGTAGTTCATTTTATGTACGCGGTGGTGGTGGGGATCAAAACTTGATTTTGTTGGATGAAGCTGCTGTATATAACGCCTCCCATCTTTTTGGTTTTTTCTCTACGTTTAATTCCGATGCCATCAAGGATGTTAATTTTTATAAAGGAGGGATGCCAGCCTATTTTGGAGGAAAAGTATCTTCTGTTATGGATATCAGTATGATCGATGGTAACAATAAGGAATTCGGCGTTGAAGGTGGTGTCGGTCTGATTGCTTCGCGCCTTAAAGTTGAAGGACCTATTGTAAAAGACAAAGGTTCCTTTATGATCAGTGGCCGTAGAACTTATGCCGATCTGTTCTTGAAACTTTCTAAAGATGAAGATGTCAACCAAAGTAAACTGTTCTTTTATGATCTCAATGCAAAAGTAAACTACCGCTTTAATAATAAAAACTCCTTGTTCTTGTCTGGATATTTTGGGAAAGATGCCATGGCCTATAGCAATCTTTTCGATTTCAATTGGGGGAATGCCACTGGGACTGTTCGATGGAATCATGTATGGAACAATAAATTGTTTAGCAACACGACCTTTATTTACAGTGATTTTAATTATAATGTCAATATAGAAGATAACTCAAATTTTAAGATTACCTCTAAAATCGAAAACATCAATCTGAAGCAGGACTTTCAATATTATCCGAATAATGATCATCAGATTCGTTTTGGTCTTCAAACTTCCATGCAGACTATTCGGCCTGCAAGTCTATATGGAGGAGATGGGTCAGCAGTAAATACCATTGAGATTGAACCACGCAAAGGTTTAGAAACAGCAGTATATGTCTCAGATGAATGGACGTTGTCGGATAAATTCAAAGCTTTATATGGCTTAAGGGTAAATCAGTATAGTATGTTGGGGCCAGGCACGATCTATAGTTTTGATGCGGCAGGTAATCCGATTGAAAAAATATTGTATGGTAAAAATAAAGTAATTAAAAATTATCTGACCTTCGAACCACGTCTATCTTTGAACTATATGTTTAATGATATGCAGAGTGTAAAAGCTTCGTTTAATCGTAATTCGCAAAATTTACATCAATTGACCAATACCACATCCAGTCTTCCTACGGACCAGTTTGTATTGAGTTCAAATAATATCAAGCCCCAGTTGGCCAGTCAAGTCTCCTTAGGTTACTTTCAAAATTTTCAGGACGCAAAGTATGAAGCTTCTGTAGAGACCTATTATAAAGATTTACAAAATCAGATAGACTTTAAAAATGGTGCAGACCTACAAGCAAATGAAATGCTAGATGGTGAACTTTTATTTGGTAAAGGCAGGGCTTATGGTGTTGAATGGTTTTTGAAGAAAAATAAGGGAAAATTGACCGGGTGGTTAAGTTATACCTTATCAAAAAGCGAGCGTCAATTCGATCAGATCAATGCCGGAGAATGGTTTAATGCAAGACAAGATAAGACGCATAATGTATCTTTGGTAGCGATGTATAAATTGACAAATAAGTGGACCTTAGGGGGAACATTTGTGTACTATACGGGCGATGCGGTTACTTTTCCATCAGGAAAATATCAAGTGGATGGCAAGACATTATTTTATTATACGGATCGTAATCGTTATCGTATGCCCAACTATCATCGTCTGGATGTGTCAGCAACATATGATCCAGGAGCGAAGTTAAACAAACGCTACTCTTCTTCTTGGTCATTTGGACTGTACAATGCCTATAATCGGAAAAATGCCTACTTAATTGATTTCAAAGAAAATGAAGATAACCCTAATATTACGGAAGCTTATCGGATCGCTTTGTTTGGAATCATTCCTTCTGTCACTTGGAATTTTAAATTTTAA
- a CDS encoding DUF4249 domain-containing protein, which produces MKLFLNYISLFMILFLGSCEDKIDLELGSIEEKYVIVADLHNANPSQTIQINKAVDFSNNTTKNPVLGAHVLVENTTSGRSYKFVDGGDGSYTIDKMTLNEGDSYALHIEMSDGEAFEATCKMPVFVNVDSIGLLRKKRFDEEYIYATLSFVDPVGEENYYKYKLKLNDEEFKFSDVFSDKFNDGLLVEHEITNEDNDLKVGDRIQILRQCIAKDVYTYWSNIQGQNPGSAAPFNPISNISNGALGYFSVSSAQYYHLDVAEKRKL; this is translated from the coding sequence ATGAAATTATTTTTAAATTATATCTCCCTATTCATGATTTTATTCCTAGGTTCTTGCGAGGATAAGATCGATCTTGAATTGGGCTCTATTGAAGAGAAGTATGTCATCGTAGCCGACTTACATAATGCCAATCCATCGCAAACGATTCAAATCAATAAAGCTGTTGATTTTTCTAACAATACAACTAAAAACCCTGTACTAGGAGCACATGTATTGGTAGAAAATACGACGAGTGGACGATCCTATAAATTTGTAGATGGAGGTGATGGGAGCTACACTATCGATAAAATGACTTTAAATGAAGGCGACTCTTATGCTCTTCATATTGAAATGTCCGATGGTGAAGCATTTGAAGCAACGTGTAAAATGCCCGTTTTTGTCAATGTCGACTCTATTGGCCTCCTTCGTAAAAAAAGATTTGATGAAGAGTATATATATGCAACATTGAGCTTTGTCGATCCTGTAGGGGAAGAGAATTATTATAAATACAAATTGAAGTTAAATGACGAAGAATTTAAATTCAGTGACGTCTTTAGTGACAAGTTTAATGACGGTTTACTCGTTGAACATGAAATAACAAATGAAGACAATGATTTAAAAGTTGGGGATCGGATTCAGATATTAAGGCAGTGTATCGCAAAAGATGTGTACACGTATTGGTCCAATATTCAGGGTCAAAATCCAGGATCAGCAGCACCTTTTAATCCAATTTCTAATATTTCCAATGGAGCTTTGGGGTATTTTAGCGTCAGTAGTGCACAGTATTACCACCTAGATGTAGCAGAAAAGCGAAAATTATAG
- a CDS encoding polysaccharide deacetylase family protein, whose translation MYLVKAPFFLKLFYPKSIWNKSRKENKIYLTFDDGPIPELTPFVLDTLKEYNIKATFFCVGENIKKNPHLFERILEEGHQVGNHTYNHLKGWITTDEEYLENIEKCQHLTKSKLFRPPYGRAKKSQLKTLYPNYEIIMWDVLTGDFDLSLSPEKCYKNTIENTENGSIIVFHDNIKAIPRVTYALPKAIVYLLAKNYRFEVL comes from the coding sequence ATGTATCTTGTTAAAGCACCTTTCTTTCTTAAACTGTTTTATCCAAAATCAATTTGGAATAAATCTAGGAAAGAAAACAAAATTTATCTCACATTTGATGATGGACCTATTCCAGAACTCACTCCTTTTGTTTTAGATACACTAAAGGAATACAACATCAAGGCGACTTTTTTTTGCGTAGGTGAAAATATTAAAAAAAATCCACATTTGTTTGAAAGAATTTTGGAAGAAGGGCATCAAGTGGGTAATCACACCTATAATCATCTGAAAGGCTGGATAACTACAGATGAAGAATATTTAGAAAATATTGAAAAATGCCAACATTTAACCAAAAGTAAGCTGTTTCGTCCTCCTTATGGTAGGGCAAAAAAGTCACAACTGAAAACTTTGTATCCAAATTACGAAATCATCATGTGGGATGTCCTTACCGGTGATTTCGACCTATCTTTGAGTCCTGAAAAATGTTACAAGAATACAATTGAAAACACCGAAAATGGTTCCATCATTGTCTTTCATGATAATATAAAGGCAATCCCACGTGTAACATACGCACTTCCAAAAGCCATAGTATACCTTCTCGCTAAAAACTATCGTTTTGAAGTACTATAA
- a CDS encoding TolC family protein has translation MDDRKNYKKMALMAIMFSMMGYASFGQGKVTVEEAIRVTLERNLQVKQATLNKDLAAQDVFQAKSNLYPDLGISVNQRYNNGFAFDQVAGKVLTGNDWTTTSSGSLSSNVTIFQGLQKVNQIKANKLLLESAATQIEKIKYDLMLSVLVNYLEAITNKEMTIASEQQILLSKEQVKNDSIQFEVGNKTLADLSQSKNQVATDQLNLVNAKNAYESSLLALKQLMELSPQTDLQLVKPQVEAIDQVLEQYTAETVFDKAKSFNPELKKAQLDKQAALKQIAIAKGGYLPTLSLGVSYGSNYSSKAYDLVTQTVIPFGDQVNKNKSFGAGLSLSIPIFDNNKNKVNVSKAKINLQLAETNEQLLETTLNKTVNQAVLDLSAAAQRYQSSLAAFSSATDAFQVIKERYDIGMANGIELFTAQTNRNKAEFDLIQAKYNMIFKDKIIDYYVGNPIKFDVN, from the coding sequence ATGGACGATAGAAAAAATTATAAAAAAATGGCTCTAATGGCCATCATGTTTTCCATGATGGGCTATGCGAGTTTTGGACAGGGGAAGGTAACCGTAGAAGAGGCAATACGAGTTACTTTGGAGAGAAACCTGCAAGTAAAGCAGGCAACATTGAATAAAGACCTCGCTGCACAAGATGTGTTCCAAGCGAAGTCCAATCTATATCCTGATTTAGGCATCAGTGTCAATCAACGATATAATAATGGATTTGCATTTGACCAAGTAGCAGGAAAGGTACTTACGGGTAATGACTGGACTACTACTTCAAGTGGCTCATTGAGTTCAAACGTAACCATTTTCCAAGGTTTACAAAAAGTCAATCAAATTAAAGCCAATAAATTATTATTGGAATCGGCAGCAACACAAATAGAAAAGATCAAGTACGACCTGATGCTTTCCGTTTTGGTCAATTATTTAGAAGCAATCACCAACAAGGAGATGACGATTGCAAGTGAGCAACAAATCTTATTGTCTAAGGAGCAAGTGAAAAATGATTCTATTCAATTCGAAGTTGGAAATAAGACTTTGGCCGATCTATCCCAATCTAAAAACCAAGTTGCTACAGATCAACTTAATCTTGTTAATGCAAAAAATGCTTATGAGTCTTCTTTGTTAGCCCTTAAGCAATTGATGGAGCTATCTCCTCAGACCGATCTGCAATTGGTGAAACCACAAGTAGAAGCAATCGATCAGGTATTAGAACAATATACTGCTGAAACCGTTTTTGATAAAGCTAAAAGTTTTAATCCCGAACTGAAAAAGGCACAATTGGATAAACAAGCCGCATTAAAACAGATTGCTATTGCAAAAGGAGGTTATTTACCAACTCTTTCTTTGGGTGTTAGTTATGGGTCTAATTATTCTTCAAAGGCATATGACCTAGTTACTCAAACTGTTATTCCTTTTGGAGACCAGGTGAACAAAAATAAATCGTTTGGTGCTGGTCTGTCCTTATCGATCCCTATTTTTGACAATAATAAAAACAAGGTTAATGTATCAAAAGCGAAGATTAACCTACAATTGGCAGAGACCAATGAGCAGCTTTTGGAAACAACTTTAAATAAAACCGTCAATCAAGCTGTTCTGGACTTATCTGCTGCAGCGCAGCGATATCAATCGAGCTTAGCTGCTTTTAGCAGCGCAACAGATGCCTTTCAGGTCATCAAAGAACGCTACGACATTGGAATGGCTAACGGTATTGAACTATTTACTGCTCAAACAAATAGAAATAAAGCTGAATTTGATTTGATTCAAGCAAAATATAATATGATCTTTAAAGATAAAATAATAGATTATTATGTTGGAAATCCGATTAAATTTGATGTCAATTAA
- a CDS encoding efflux RND transporter periplasmic adaptor subunit, translated as MAKKKSKLTKIILISAVVILVLVLVGSKLGWFGKGDVIKVAVDTAKEMEINELVSASGKIQPEFEVKLSSEVSGEVVELNIKEGDIVKKGQVLCRIKPDILQSGYDRSIATLNSQRANLAAAQQQLKQQQANFSNVEATFKRNQELFNKRVISAAEMDKSSSEYYSTLAAIEAQKQTVLSTKYGIDQSQATVKEAKDNLDRTTIYSPSDGVVSLLSIELGERVVGTAQMAGTEIMRIANMEVMEVNVDVNENDINRVRVGNEAEIEVDAYQDRKFKGIVTEIASSSKNIATVTAGSSTEQVTNFNVKVRIQLSSYEDLLKETHVSPFKPGLSATVQIFTRHQKGIAIPIQSVTIRNGVGADSLSNDSLKEYVFVLNNGLVKQTVVKTGIQDDKNIIILSGLKKGDEIVSRPFDAISKTLKDDSKVEKVDKNSL; from the coding sequence ATGGCTAAAAAGAAAAGTAAATTAACAAAGATCATATTAATAAGTGCTGTAGTTATATTAGTATTGGTTTTAGTTGGCAGCAAATTAGGATGGTTCGGAAAAGGGGATGTCATCAAAGTTGCTGTGGATACCGCAAAAGAGATGGAAATCAATGAGTTGGTTTCTGCAAGTGGTAAGATTCAACCGGAATTTGAAGTTAAATTAAGTTCTGAGGTTTCGGGAGAGGTCGTTGAATTGAATATCAAGGAAGGCGATATCGTTAAAAAAGGACAAGTTTTATGTCGTATTAAACCTGATATCTTACAATCGGGATACGATCGTTCTATTGCAACGTTAAATTCACAAAGAGCTAATCTAGCAGCTGCCCAACAACAATTGAAGCAGCAACAGGCAAATTTTAGTAATGTGGAGGCAACTTTTAAAAGAAATCAAGAATTGTTCAATAAAAGGGTGATATCTGCTGCTGAAATGGATAAAAGTTCTTCAGAGTATTACTCGACTCTAGCAGCTATTGAAGCGCAGAAGCAAACGGTACTTTCTACTAAATATGGAATCGACCAGTCGCAAGCGACAGTAAAAGAAGCGAAGGATAACTTAGACCGAACGACAATATATTCTCCAAGTGATGGTGTCGTATCTCTTTTATCTATCGAATTGGGAGAGCGTGTTGTAGGAACTGCCCAGATGGCTGGAACAGAAATTATGCGTATTGCCAATATGGAAGTTATGGAAGTGAATGTTGATGTGAATGAAAATGACATCAATCGCGTTCGTGTAGGAAATGAAGCAGAAATTGAAGTAGACGCTTACCAAGATCGCAAGTTTAAGGGTATCGTAACCGAAATTGCTTCTTCATCCAAAAATATAGCAACGGTTACTGCAGGTTCTTCTACAGAACAAGTGACAAACTTTAATGTAAAAGTACGTATCCAATTGAGCTCCTATGAGGATCTATTAAAGGAAACTCATGTTTCGCCTTTTAAACCAGGTTTGTCAGCGACGGTGCAGATCTTTACACGTCATCAGAAAGGCATAGCAATCCCAATTCAATCTGTAACCATCAGAAATGGTGTTGGAGCAGATAGCTTAAGCAATGATAGTCTTAAAGAATACGTTTTCGTACTTAATAATGGCTTGGTTAAACAAACTGTTGTAAAGACCGGTATTCAGGATGATAAGAATATTATAATTTTATCAGGTCTTAAAAAAGGAGATGAGATTGTATCTAGACCATTTGATGCGATTTCCAAAACATTGAAGGACGATAGTAAAGTCGAGAAAGTAGATAAAAATAGTCTATAG
- a CDS encoding ComEA family DNA-binding protein, producing the protein MLRNFFKYFNLSRTEQNGFFVLFLMILVFISFPYFYNFLHPTDFDSFEIRDFTEDTSGVNSRHYQRTSGEWANSKGSASNQLKTAAKLFPFDPNRLDEDDWKRLGLSDKQVRVILNYRNKGGQFYKKEDLAKIYSISPDEFKRLQDFIVIEQVSAYKQEEEKQEYQTVQKVAQKEFRLPPPIIDVNLADTTAFIKLRGIGSVFANRIVSYRKSLGGFVTVQQIKEIYGLPLETYEAIFPYLKISSDPMIYKLNINDLDVKSLAKHPYINYKQGTAIVNYRIQHGHFQNMEDLRKVLLLDDDFLRKLAPYLTF; encoded by the coding sequence GTGTTACGGAATTTTTTTAAATATTTTAATTTATCCCGAACTGAACAGAACGGTTTTTTTGTCTTGTTCCTGATGATTTTGGTGTTCATCAGTTTTCCATATTTTTATAACTTCTTGCATCCCACTGATTTTGACTCCTTTGAAATTCGAGATTTTACGGAAGATACAAGTGGTGTCAACTCAAGGCATTATCAGCGGACATCTGGTGAATGGGCAAATAGCAAAGGCTCCGCTTCAAATCAATTAAAAACAGCAGCAAAATTGTTTCCTTTCGACCCCAATCGCTTGGATGAGGATGACTGGAAAAGGTTGGGATTGTCAGACAAACAGGTGCGTGTTATTCTGAATTATAGAAATAAGGGTGGTCAGTTTTACAAGAAAGAAGATTTGGCAAAAATCTACTCCATTTCGCCAGATGAATTTAAACGTCTCCAAGATTTTATTGTGATAGAACAGGTTTCTGCTTATAAACAAGAGGAAGAGAAACAAGAATATCAGACTGTACAAAAAGTAGCGCAAAAGGAGTTTAGATTGCCTCCTCCAATTATTGATGTTAATCTTGCAGATACGACAGCGTTTATTAAACTTCGCGGTATAGGCTCGGTTTTTGCAAATCGTATTGTTAGCTATCGAAAATCACTAGGTGGTTTTGTAACGGTACAGCAAATAAAGGAAATATATGGACTTCCATTAGAGACTTACGAAGCTATATTTCCTTATTTAAAAATCAGTTCAGATCCGATGATTTATAAACTTAATATCAATGATTTGGATGTTAAGTCTTTGGCCAAACATCCCTATATTAATTACAAGCAAGGTACAGCGATAGTCAATTATCGAATTCAGCATGGACACTTTCAAAACATGGAAGATTTAAGAAAGGTCCTCCTATTAGATGATGATTTTTTGCGTAAACTTGCACCATATTTAACATTTTAA
- a CDS encoding adenine phosphoribosyltransferase codes for MLEEKLKRVVRDVYDFPKPGIVFKDITPLLQDAKLCLEMVDAFVEQIKDCELDAVAGIESRGFLFGMMLASRLQVPFIPIRKQGKLPFHTISESYALEYGQATIEMHEDAFPKGSKILIHDDLLATGGTVVAASKLIEKLGGEVAGYCFVISLDFLNSQGRLTRFSPNIFSLAHYN; via the coding sequence ATGCTAGAAGAAAAATTAAAACGTGTTGTTCGTGATGTATATGATTTTCCAAAACCTGGAATTGTTTTTAAAGATATAACACCGTTATTGCAAGATGCAAAACTCTGTTTAGAAATGGTAGATGCATTTGTAGAGCAGATAAAAGATTGTGAATTGGATGCGGTTGCCGGTATCGAAAGTAGAGGTTTTCTATTTGGCATGATGCTAGCGAGTCGCTTGCAGGTGCCTTTTATACCTATACGCAAGCAAGGGAAATTACCTTTTCATACGATTTCAGAATCTTATGCCCTCGAATATGGGCAAGCTACTATTGAAATGCATGAAGATGCTTTCCCTAAAGGGAGTAAAATATTGATTCATGATGATTTATTAGCGACAGGTGGTACCGTAGTCGCTGCAAGTAAATTAATTGAAAAATTGGGTGGTGAAGTTGCAGGATACTGCTTTGTCATCAGTTTAGATTTTCTAAATAGCCAAGGACGGTTAACTCGCTTTAGTCCGAATATTTTTTCATTAGCACATTATAATTAA
- a CDS encoding TerC family protein, which produces MEWISDPQIWISLLTLTVLEVVLGIDNIVFISILSGKLPAEQQKKARQLGLLLALVTRVLLLFSIKWIMSLTEPFINFATTFGIDNPDWSRYLELSGRDLILFIGGLFLIYKSTTEIHHKMDGHTEEQKTIKKGVTFIGTLFQILILDIVFSLDSVITAVGMVDQIGVMVAAVIIAVLIMLLSAEQISKFVNDYPSVKMLALSFLLLIGVSLTAEAFDQTIPKGYIYFAMAFSVLVEFLNIKSEKKQLQKDNQK; this is translated from the coding sequence ATGGAATGGATCTCGGACCCACAAATTTGGATTTCACTACTGACATTGACAGTTTTAGAAGTTGTACTCGGAATAGATAACATTGTGTTTATCTCCATACTGAGTGGTAAATTACCTGCTGAACAGCAAAAAAAGGCGCGTCAGTTAGGTTTACTTTTGGCTTTAGTAACTCGTGTTTTATTACTATTTTCAATCAAATGGATCATGTCTTTGACAGAGCCATTTATTAATTTTGCAACTACTTTTGGAATTGATAATCCAGATTGGTCCCGTTACTTAGAATTATCGGGTAGAGATTTGATTCTATTTATTGGGGGTTTATTTTTGATATATAAAAGTACAACAGAAATTCATCATAAAATGGATGGACATACGGAAGAACAAAAGACCATCAAAAAGGGAGTTACTTTTATTGGGACACTCTTTCAAATCTTGATTTTAGATATTGTATTCTCATTAGATTCAGTCATAACAGCTGTTGGTATGGTCGATCAAATTGGTGTTATGGTTGCAGCAGTTATTATTGCAGTACTGATTATGTTATTGTCCGCAGAACAGATCAGCAAATTTGTTAATGACTATCCATCGGTCAAAATGTTGGCACTATCATTCCTATTGTTGATTGGAGTGTCGTTGACAGCCGAAGCTTTTGATCAGACTATCCCAAAAGGATACATCTATTTTGCGATGGCTTTTTCAGTTTTAGTCGAATTTCTTAATATTAAAAGTGAGAAAAAACAACTGCAAAAGGATAATCAAAAATAG